A window of Desulfomonilia bacterium contains these coding sequences:
- the atpE gene encoding ATP synthase F0 subunit C, whose product MASETVAVATGYTDWTKVIFIAVSILGAGLCMGLGTVGTGLGMGHAISGASEAVGRNPQSQGKIMMTMMIGLAMVESVAIYALVITLIILYANPFKAVVLG is encoded by the coding sequence CTGGTTACACTGACTGGACAAAGGTAATCTTCATAGCTGTATCAATCCTTGGTGCAGGTTTGTGTATGGGACTTGGAACAGTCGGAACAGGACTTGGTATGGGCCATGCGATTTCAGGAGCAAGTGAAGCCGTTGGAAGAAATCCTCAATCTCAGGGCAAAATTATGATGACTATGATGATCGGTCTTGCAATGGTTGAATCTGTAGCCATCTATGCTCTGGTTATTACTCTGATCATTCTTTATGCTAACCCTTTCAAAGCAGTGGTTTTAGGTTAA